A stretch of Halocalculus aciditolerans DNA encodes these proteins:
- a CDS encoding acyl-CoA carboxylase subunit beta, with amino-acid sequence MEERIEELRERVERAELGGGEARIESQHDKGKMTARERVDYFLDDDTFNEFDKLRTHRSHNFGMEEEQIPGDGVVTGYGEVNGRTVFVFAHDFTVFGGSLGEVFAEKVCKVMDRAMEVGAPVVGLNDSAGARIQEGVSSLAGYADIFTRNEKASGVIPQISAIMGPCAGGAVYSPAITDFIFMVKDTSHMFITGPDVIETVTGEQVGFEELGGATTHASESGVAHFACENEEAALDQIRRLLSYLPQNNVEDPPRVEPWDDPERRDEELTSIVPDQPRKPYDMTSVIDSVVDEGSFFEVQEQYAPNIVVGFARLDGRSVGIVANQPRVNAGTLDIEASEKASRFVRHCDSFNVPILTFVDVPGFMPGTDQEHGGIIRHGAKLLYAYSEASVPLLTVITRKAYGGAYDVMASKHLGADVNYAWPSAEIAVMGPKGAVNVLYRKELANADDPDELREELIDEYREEFANPYTAADRGYLDAVIEPQDTRPRLVSDLEMLASKREEGPSKKHGNIPL; translated from the coding sequence ATGGAAGAGCGCATCGAGGAGTTACGCGAACGCGTCGAACGCGCCGAGCTCGGCGGGGGCGAGGCGCGCATCGAATCCCAGCACGACAAGGGGAAGATGACCGCGCGCGAACGCGTCGACTACTTCCTCGACGACGACACCTTCAACGAGTTCGACAAGCTCCGCACGCACCGCTCGCACAACTTCGGGATGGAAGAAGAACAGATCCCCGGCGACGGCGTCGTCACCGGCTACGGCGAAGTGAACGGCCGCACCGTCTTCGTCTTCGCCCACGACTTCACCGTCTTCGGCGGCTCGCTCGGCGAGGTCTTCGCCGAGAAAGTCTGTAAGGTCATGGACCGCGCGATGGAGGTCGGCGCGCCCGTCGTCGGCCTGAACGACTCGGCAGGCGCGCGCATCCAGGAGGGCGTCTCCAGCCTCGCCGGCTACGCCGACATCTTCACCCGCAACGAGAAGGCTTCTGGCGTTATCCCCCAGATCTCCGCCATTATGGGGCCCTGCGCGGGCGGCGCGGTCTACTCGCCCGCCATCACCGACTTCATCTTCATGGTGAAGGACACGAGCCACATGTTCATCACCGGCCCCGACGTCATCGAGACCGTCACCGGCGAGCAGGTCGGCTTCGAGGAGCTCGGCGGCGCGACCACGCACGCCAGCGAATCCGGCGTCGCGCACTTCGCCTGCGAGAACGAAGAGGCCGCACTCGACCAGATTCGGCGACTCCTCTCCTACCTCCCGCAGAACAACGTCGAAGACCCACCCCGCGTGGAGCCCTGGGACGACCCCGAGCGCCGCGACGAAGAGCTCACCTCTATCGTCCCCGACCAGCCCCGGAAGCCCTACGACATGACGAGCGTCATCGACTCCGTCGTCGACGAGGGCTCGTTCTTCGAAGTCCAAGAGCAGTACGCGCCGAACATCGTCGTCGGGTTCGCGCGCCTCGACGGCCGCTCCGTGGGCATCGTCGCGAACCAGCCGCGCGTGAACGCGGGCACGCTCGACATCGAGGCGTCCGAGAAGGCGAGCCGGTTCGTCCGCCACTGCGACTCGTTCAACGTCCCCATCCTCACCTTCGTCGACGTCCCCGGCTTCATGCCCGGCACCGACCAGGAGCACGGCGGCATCATCCGGCACGGCGCGAAACTCCTCTACGCCTACAGCGAGGCGAGCGTCCCCCTCCTCACCGTTATCACCCGGAAGGCCTACGGCGGCGCGTACGACGTCATGGCCTCTAAACACCTCGGCGCGGACGTCAACTACGCGTGGCCGTCCGCCGAAATCGCCGTCATGGGCCCGAAGGGTGCGGTGAACGTCCTCTACCGGAAGGAGCTCGCGAACGCCGACGACCCCGACGAACTCCGCGAGGAACTCATCGACGAATACCGCGAGGAGTTCGCGAACCCATATACTGCTGCTGACCGCGGCTACCTCGACGCCGTCATCGAACCGCAGGACACCCGCCCCCGGCTCGTCTCCGACCTCGAGATGCTCGCGTCCAAACGCGAGGAGGGCCCGTCGAAGAAACACGGCAACATCCCCCTCTAA
- a CDS encoding DNA-methyltransferase, translating into MRTRHTVTVGDARSLPLPDDSVELVVTSPPYPMVEMWDEAFGALDDRVAPALDRGDGDAAFDAMHDVLDDAWDEVARVLVDGGIACVNVGDATRTLDSFELYPNHERVVRAFRERGFDQLPGVLWRKPTNSAAKFMGSGTLPPNAYVTLEHEHVLVFRNGRRRSFPPGDDDRYGAAYFWEERNEWFSDLWTDIRGKRQALDGDARERSAAFPLELPFRLINMYSAYGDTVLDPFWGTGTTTTAAMVAGRHSVGVERLPDLVDAFREHTDEVPGLSTAIQSERLDDHRAFVDARREDGDTPGYDATYYDFPVVTKTERDIRLYAVDDVEPTPDGYVADHTRLEQ; encoded by the coding sequence ATGCGCACGCGGCACACCGTGACCGTCGGGGACGCTCGCTCGCTCCCGCTCCCCGACGACTCCGTGGAGCTCGTGGTGACGTCGCCGCCGTATCCGATGGTGGAGATGTGGGACGAGGCGTTCGGGGCGCTCGACGACCGCGTCGCGCCGGCGCTCGACCGCGGGGACGGCGACGCGGCGTTCGACGCGATGCACGACGTGCTCGACGACGCCTGGGACGAGGTCGCGCGCGTCCTCGTAGACGGCGGCATCGCCTGCGTGAACGTCGGGGACGCGACGCGGACGCTCGACTCCTTCGAACTCTACCCGAACCACGAACGCGTCGTTCGCGCGTTCCGCGAGCGCGGGTTCGACCAGCTCCCGGGCGTGCTCTGGCGGAAGCCGACGAACTCGGCGGCGAAGTTCATGGGGTCGGGGACGCTCCCGCCGAACGCCTACGTCACCCTCGAACACGAGCACGTCCTCGTGTTCCGGAACGGCCGCCGGCGGTCCTTCCCGCCGGGCGACGACGACCGCTACGGCGCGGCGTACTTCTGGGAGGAGCGCAACGAGTGGTTCTCCGACCTCTGGACGGACATCCGGGGGAAGCGACAGGCGCTCGACGGGGACGCGCGCGAGCGCTCCGCCGCGTTCCCGCTCGAACTCCCCTTCCGCCTGATAAACATGTACAGCGCCTACGGCGACACCGTCCTCGACCCCTTCTGGGGGACGGGGACGACGACGACGGCGGCGATGGTCGCCGGCCGCCACTCCGTCGGCGTCGAACGCCTCCCCGACCTCGTCGACGCCTTCCGCGAACACACCGACGAGGTTCCCGGGCTCTCCACGGCCATCCAGTCGGAGCGACTCGACGACCACCGCGCGTTCGTCGACGCGCGCCGCGAGGACGGCGACACCCCCGGGTACGACGCGACCTACTACGACTTCCCCGTCGTCACGAAGACCGAACGCGACATCCGCCTCTACGCCGTCGACGACGTCGAGCCGACGCCCGACGGCTACGTCGCCGACCACACTCGCCTCGAACAATAA
- a CDS encoding NADPH:quinone reductase: MRAVRYHEHGGPEVLQVDDVPTPEPGPGEVRIAVEAAGVNPVDTYFREGAYAPPALPMIPGSDVAGVVDAVGDDATRFEPGDRVFGTGLGNDRQGTYAEEVLAPEDRLAALPDGVSFVEGAAVALVGVTAWRALFDHGDLNPAETCLVHGGSGGVGHVAVQLADAAGARVTTTASEAYHRRLPEFGANAILDYARDDLAEAVVDAGNPDVVLDHKLDHYLQFDADVAAEGARVVGIGEDDPAVGFDAVGAARSKDVEFHFMSMYNTPDFAGVLESLATLMADGLLVPDVHDTYALDEAADAQRDVLDASFFGKLVVDV, encoded by the coding sequence ATGCGCGCAGTCCGCTATCACGAGCACGGTGGTCCCGAGGTCCTGCAGGTCGACGACGTGCCGACGCCGGAGCCCGGTCCGGGCGAGGTGCGAATCGCCGTCGAAGCGGCGGGCGTGAACCCCGTCGACACCTACTTCCGCGAGGGCGCGTACGCTCCGCCGGCGCTCCCGATGATTCCCGGGAGCGACGTCGCGGGCGTCGTCGACGCCGTCGGCGACGACGCCACCCGCTTCGAGCCCGGTGACCGCGTCTTCGGCACCGGCCTCGGGAACGACCGGCAGGGGACGTACGCGGAGGAAGTCCTCGCGCCCGAGGACCGCCTCGCCGCGCTCCCCGACGGCGTCTCCTTCGTCGAGGGCGCGGCCGTCGCGCTCGTCGGCGTCACCGCGTGGCGCGCGCTCTTCGACCACGGCGACCTGAACCCGGCCGAGACCTGCCTCGTCCACGGCGGGAGCGGCGGCGTCGGCCACGTCGCCGTCCAGCTCGCGGACGCCGCGGGCGCACGCGTAACGACAACAGCGAGCGAGGCGTACCACCGCCGCCTGCCCGAGTTCGGCGCGAACGCGATCCTCGACTACGCGCGCGACGACCTCGCGGAAGCCGTCGTCGACGCCGGGAACCCCGACGTCGTCCTCGACCACAAGCTCGACCACTACCTCCAGTTCGACGCGGACGTCGCCGCCGAGGGCGCGCGCGTCGTCGGTATCGGCGAGGACGACCCCGCCGTCGGCTTCGACGCCGTCGGCGCGGCGCGCTCGAAGGACGTCGAATTCCACTTCATGAGCATGTACAACACGCCGGACTTCGCGGGCGTGCTAGAGTCGCTCGCCACGCTGATGGCGGACGGCCTGCTCGTCCCCGACGTCCACGACACCTACGCGCTCGACGAGGCCGCCGACGCCCAGCGCGACGTCCTCGACGCGTCCTTCTTCGGGAAGCTCGTCGTCGACGTCTAA
- a CDS encoding sodium-dependent transporter yields MTTRGSWGTRLGFILAAVGSAVGLGNLWRFPWMAADNGGSAFLVVYLAVIVLVGVPGLLAELVIGRRSNRSPVGALVSLADSDRWRAPGLLAVGTAVLLLSFYAVVGGWTLRYFLTSATGAYFAEPGAYFSGASSGLDAFAFALAFLALTGFVVYRGVDAGIERASKVMMPAILVLLVALAAWALTLPGAGAGVSFYLAFDLATLRANAFDILPAAAGQALFTLSLGCGTMLTYASYLSEDRSLPADATAIAVLNTLVGVLAGLVVFPLLFALGDGAGAGGPGAVFVSIAAAFATLPYGQVLGVVFFGVVLLAALSSSISMLEIPVAYLVEEREHSRHTAVAGLLSLFAVTSGVCAFFPAIFAFVSGTLVDLLLTTGLVGFLLFVGWVLGKDAVDEFRTGAGDFAGRLATPWLYAVAVVLPVFLLFTLVTGVLGALGVTVADVALGGVTVSGTTQLVGVAVLLALTAYATLRRPGSAV; encoded by the coding sequence ATGACAACACGTGGCTCGTGGGGGACACGCCTCGGGTTCATCCTCGCCGCCGTCGGCAGCGCCGTCGGGCTAGGCAATCTCTGGCGATTCCCCTGGATGGCCGCCGACAACGGCGGCAGCGCCTTCCTCGTCGTGTACCTCGCCGTCATCGTCCTCGTCGGCGTCCCCGGCCTCCTCGCGGAACTCGTCATCGGCCGGCGAAGCAACCGAAGCCCCGTCGGCGCGCTCGTCTCACTCGCCGACTCCGACCGCTGGCGCGCCCCCGGCCTCCTCGCCGTCGGAACCGCTGTCCTCCTCCTCTCCTTCTACGCCGTCGTCGGCGGCTGGACGCTCCGCTACTTCCTCACCTCGGCGACCGGCGCGTACTTCGCCGAACCCGGCGCGTACTTCTCGGGCGCGAGCAGCGGCCTCGACGCCTTCGCGTTCGCGCTCGCCTTCCTCGCGCTCACCGGATTCGTCGTCTACCGCGGCGTCGACGCCGGCATCGAACGCGCCTCGAAAGTGATGATGCCCGCCATCCTCGTCCTCCTCGTCGCGCTCGCCGCGTGGGCGCTCACCCTCCCCGGCGCGGGCGCTGGCGTCTCCTTCTACCTCGCCTTCGACCTCGCCACTCTCCGCGCGAACGCCTTCGACATCCTGCCCGCCGCCGCCGGCCAGGCGCTCTTCACGCTCTCCCTCGGCTGCGGCACGATGCTCACCTACGCCTCCTACCTCTCCGAGGACCGCTCGCTCCCCGCGGACGCCACCGCCATCGCCGTCCTCAACACGCTCGTCGGCGTCCTCGCCGGCCTCGTCGTCTTCCCCCTCCTCTTCGCGCTCGGCGACGGCGCGGGCGCTGGCGGCCCCGGTGCCGTCTTCGTCTCCATCGCCGCCGCCTTCGCGACCCTCCCCTACGGCCAGGTGTTAGGAGTCGTCTTCTTCGGCGTCGTCCTCCTCGCCGCCCTCTCCAGCTCCATCAGCATGCTCGAAATCCCCGTCGCCTACCTCGTGGAGGAGCGCGAGCACTCGCGGCACACCGCCGTCGCGGGCCTCCTCAGCCTCTTCGCCGTCACGAGCGGGGTCTGCGCGTTCTTCCCCGCGATATTCGCCTTCGTCTCCGGCACCCTCGTCGACCTCCTCCTCACGACTGGCCTCGTCGGCTTCCTCCTCTTCGTCGGCTGGGTCCTCGGGAAGGACGCCGTCGACGAGTTCCGCACCGGCGCGGGCGACTTCGCCGGCCGCCTCGCCACCCCGTGGCTCTACGCCGTCGCCGTCGTCCTCCCCGTCTTCCTCCTCTTCACCCTCGTCACCGGCGTCCTCGGCGCGCTCGGCGTCACCGTCGCCGACGTCGCGCTCGGCGGCGTCACCGTCTCCGGCACGACCCAGCTCGTCGGCGTCGCCGTCCTCCTCGCCCTCACCGCCTACGCGACCCTCCGCCGGCCCGGCTCCGCCGTCTGA
- the sucD gene encoding succinate--CoA ligase subunit alpha yields MSILVDEDTRVVVQGITGGEGKFHTEQMIEYGTNVVAGTSPGKGGQEVSGVPVYDTVDEAVEEEDADASVVFVPPAFAADAIFEALDTDLDLVVAITEGIPTQDMAKVNKRLSEVDTRLQGPNCPGIITPGEAKLGILPGNIFSEGNVGLVSRSGTLTYQVVDSLTERGIGQTTAIGIGGDPIIGTSFIDALEEFENDPETDVIAMCGEIGGEDEEEAAAYIAEHMDTPVVGFIAGRTAPPGKRMGHAGAIVSGSGTGTAESKINALNDAGVPVGDTPEEVAEHVEDLL; encoded by the coding sequence ATGAGCATTCTCGTAGACGAAGACACCCGCGTCGTCGTCCAGGGCATCACTGGCGGCGAAGGGAAGTTCCACACCGAACAGATGATCGAGTACGGCACCAACGTGGTCGCCGGTACCTCGCCCGGGAAGGGCGGTCAGGAAGTCAGCGGCGTCCCCGTCTACGACACCGTCGACGAGGCCGTCGAGGAAGAGGACGCGGACGCCTCCGTCGTCTTCGTCCCGCCGGCGTTCGCCGCCGACGCCATCTTCGAGGCCCTCGACACGGACCTCGACCTCGTCGTCGCCATCACCGAGGGCATCCCGACGCAGGACATGGCCAAGGTCAACAAGCGCCTGTCCGAGGTCGACACGCGCCTCCAGGGCCCGAACTGTCCGGGGATTATCACGCCCGGGGAAGCCAAACTCGGCATTTTACCCGGTAATATCTTCTCCGAGGGGAACGTCGGCCTCGTCTCCCGCTCTGGCACCCTCACCTACCAGGTCGTCGACTCCCTCACCGAGCGCGGCATCGGCCAGACCACCGCCATCGGCATCGGCGGCGACCCCATCATCGGCACCTCGTTCATCGACGCTCTCGAAGAGTTCGAGAACGACCCCGAGACCGACGTCATCGCCATGTGCGGTGAAATCGGCGGCGAGGACGAGGAAGAAGCCGCCGCGTACATCGCGGAGCACATGGATACGCCCGTCGTCGGCTTCATCGCCGGCCGCACCGCGCCCCCCGGAAAACGCATGGGGCACGCCGGCGCAATCGTCTCCGGCAGCGGCACGGGCACCGCGGAATCCAAAATCAACGCCCTCAACGACGCCGGCGTTCCTGTGGGAGATACCCCCGAGGAAGTCGCCGAGCACGTCGAAGACCTCCTCTAA
- a CDS encoding sodium-dependent transporter: MSTRETWTTRAGFIFAAVGSAVGLGNIWSFPFQTASNGGAAFLVVYLLAVFLIGFPTMLAEFVIGRRSEQNAISAFERLGFSNWTFTGALGVFAAFVTLAFYSVVGGWVLRYIVGSLTGAYFGDTAGYFAAISAGPGAIVTHAAFMAITIGIVAFGVADGIERATKFMIPAIIVLLIGLAGWGATLSGAGAGYSYYLSPDVDVILSNFGSIVPSAMGQAFFTLSLGFGVMIAYASYLGSDDSLPGDSAIIVVLNTVVALLAGFAVFPVLFSTLEDPTTTSGGMGTAFTALAGAFGQLPAGQVLGFVFFVVLLFAALSSSISLLEAPTSYVVDTYDYDRWKIAVGVGVVTFVVGVPSTFGITWLAFYNDLVFNVLLPVAVFLIAVFVGWVADAEAFDELGRGSVVGDVPGTAPLTTIWLWWVRVVVPIVVLYTLYLGVTSLYTGLTTGGYF, translated from the coding sequence ATGTCAACACGAGAAACCTGGACGACGCGCGCGGGGTTCATCTTCGCCGCGGTCGGCAGCGCCGTGGGGTTAGGCAACATCTGGTCGTTCCCCTTCCAGACGGCCTCCAACGGTGGGGCGGCGTTCCTCGTCGTCTACCTCCTCGCCGTCTTCCTCATCGGTTTCCCGACGATGCTCGCCGAGTTCGTCATCGGCCGGCGCTCCGAGCAGAACGCCATCTCCGCCTTCGAGCGACTCGGCTTCAGTAACTGGACGTTCACCGGCGCGCTCGGCGTCTTCGCCGCCTTCGTCACGCTCGCCTTCTACAGCGTCGTCGGCGGCTGGGTGCTCCGCTACATCGTCGGCAGCCTCACCGGCGCGTACTTCGGTGACACCGCCGGCTACTTCGCCGCCATCTCCGCCGGCCCCGGCGCAATCGTCACGCACGCCGCGTTCATGGCGATCACAATCGGCATCGTCGCGTTCGGCGTCGCCGACGGCATCGAGCGCGCGACCAAGTTCATGATTCCCGCCATCATCGTCCTCCTCATCGGTCTCGCCGGCTGGGGCGCGACGCTCTCCGGCGCTGGCGCGGGCTACAGCTACTACCTCTCCCCGGACGTCGACGTCATCCTCAGCAACTTCGGCTCCATCGTCCCGTCCGCCATGGGACAGGCCTTCTTCACGCTCTCCCTCGGGTTCGGCGTGATGATCGCGTACGCCTCCTACCTCGGTAGCGACGACAGCCTCCCCGGCGACAGCGCCATCATCGTCGTCCTCAACACCGTCGTCGCGCTCCTCGCCGGCTTCGCCGTCTTCCCCGTCCTCTTCTCCACGCTCGAGGACCCGACGACGACCTCCGGCGGCATGGGTACGGCGTTCACCGCGCTCGCCGGCGCGTTCGGCCAGCTCCCCGCCGGCCAAGTGTTAGGATTCGTCTTCTTCGTCGTCCTCCTCTTCGCCGCGCTCTCCAGCTCCATCAGCCTCCTCGAAGCCCCCACCTCGTACGTCGTCGACACCTACGACTACGACCGCTGGAAGATCGCCGTCGGCGTCGGCGTCGTCACCTTCGTCGTCGGCGTCCCCTCCACCTTCGGCATCACCTGGCTCGCCTTCTACAACGACCTCGTCTTCAACGTCCTCCTCCCCGTCGCCGTCTTCCTCATCGCCGTCTTCGTCGGCTGGGTGGCTGACGCGGAAGCGTTCGATGAACTCGGCCGCGGCAGCGTCGTCGGCGACGTCCCCGGCACCGCGCCCCTCACCACCATCTGGCTCTGGTGGGTGCGCGTCGTCGTCCCCATCGTCGTCCTCTACACGCTCTACCTCGGCGTGACCTCCCTCTACACCGGTCTCACCACCGGCGGCTACTTCTAG
- a CDS encoding SLC13 family permease, with protein sequence MVVPPVTTGTLVVFALIAVALVLFVTEVVPSDFTAIGVLVALAVLEPYTGVPAADAIAGFASPATVTILAMYILSEGVQQTGIVERLGVYLARLTGGDETRLLAATIGTTGLSAGIVNNTPVVAVFIPMVTGLAERARISPSKLLLPLSYAAMLGGTLTLIGTATNLLASDFAREIPGRGPIGMFEFTPLGVLVFIVGAAYLLTVGRRLTPERVPPLAALTEEFAVDRHLVRFGVPEDSALVGRGVDAFHEELDAQGADADLLQVERDGEGFHAQSSDQTLAAGDVLTFRATARTADRLLDQYGLSQPRAGDVSDDDLVTDASTVAEAVVLPDSALVGETPASAELDVRYDTTVLAVQRGDDLLRDAVETVELRAGDTLLLHATPAGVDHLQARGDVSVTHVPEGELDLLEPDADEADVAPLSAKTPVAVGIVAVVVGLAALGVVPIVIAALGGVVAMVVTGCLAPADAYDAVSWNIVFLLAGVLPLGVAMQRTGGAAVVAGLLVESAHVLPIIAVLGLFYVLTGLFANVITPVASVVLMSPIAIDTATRVDADPFAFLLAVTFAASAAFMTPIGYQTNLMVYGPGGYRFTDYVRVGGPLQLLLAVVVTLAIPAFFGL encoded by the coding sequence ATGGTCGTCCCACCGGTGACGACGGGGACGCTCGTCGTCTTCGCGCTCATCGCCGTCGCGCTCGTGTTGTTCGTGACGGAGGTGGTGCCGTCGGACTTCACCGCTATCGGCGTGCTGGTCGCGCTCGCCGTCCTCGAACCCTATACGGGCGTTCCGGCCGCGGACGCCATCGCGGGGTTCGCCAGCCCCGCGACGGTGACCATCCTCGCGATGTACATCCTCAGCGAGGGCGTCCAGCAGACCGGTATCGTCGAGCGCCTCGGCGTCTACCTCGCGCGGCTCACCGGCGGGGACGAGACGCGACTGCTCGCGGCGACCATCGGGACGACCGGGCTCTCCGCCGGCATCGTGAACAACACGCCGGTCGTCGCGGTCTTCATCCCGATGGTGACGGGGCTCGCCGAGCGCGCCCGAATCTCGCCGTCGAAACTCCTCCTCCCGCTCTCCTACGCCGCGATGCTCGGCGGCACGCTCACGCTCATCGGCACGGCGACGAACCTCCTCGCGAGCGACTTCGCGCGCGAGATTCCCGGCCGCGGCCCCATCGGGATGTTCGAGTTCACGCCGCTCGGCGTGCTGGTGTTCATCGTCGGCGCGGCCTACCTCCTCACCGTCGGCCGCCGACTCACGCCCGAACGCGTCCCGCCGCTCGCGGCCCTCACCGAGGAGTTCGCGGTCGACCGCCACCTCGTTCGCTTCGGCGTCCCCGAGGACTCCGCGCTCGTCGGCCGCGGCGTCGACGCGTTCCACGAGGAACTGGACGCACAGGGTGCCGACGCCGACCTCCTCCAGGTCGAGCGGGACGGCGAGGGCTTCCACGCGCAGTCCTCCGACCAGACGCTCGCCGCCGGGGACGTCCTCACGTTCCGCGCGACCGCGCGAACCGCCGACCGCCTCCTCGACCAGTACGGTCTCAGCCAGCCGCGGGCGGGCGACGTCTCCGACGACGACCTCGTCACCGACGCGAGCACCGTCGCCGAAGCCGTCGTCCTCCCGGACTCCGCGCTCGTCGGCGAAACCCCGGCGTCAGCCGAACTCGACGTCCGCTACGACACCACGGTGCTCGCCGTGCAGCGCGGCGACGACCTCCTCCGCGACGCCGTCGAAACCGTCGAACTCCGCGCGGGCGACACCCTCCTCCTCCACGCGACGCCCGCCGGCGTCGACCACCTCCAAGCGCGGGGCGACGTCTCCGTCACCCACGTCCCCGAGGGCGAACTGGACCTCCTCGAACCCGACGCCGACGAGGCCGACGTCGCGCCGCTCAGCGCGAAGACGCCCGTCGCCGTCGGCATCGTCGCCGTCGTCGTCGGCCTCGCTGCGCTCGGCGTCGTCCCCATCGTCATCGCGGCGCTCGGTGGCGTCGTCGCCATGGTCGTCACCGGTTGTCTCGCGCCCGCCGACGCCTACGACGCCGTCAGCTGGAACATCGTCTTCCTCCTCGCCGGCGTCCTCCCGCTCGGCGTCGCCATGCAGCGCACCGGCGGCGCGGCCGTCGTCGCCGGCCTCCTCGTCGAGAGCGCGCACGTCCTCCCCATCATCGCCGTCCTCGGCCTCTTCTACGTCCTCACCGGCCTCTTCGCGAACGTCATCACGCCCGTCGCGAGCGTCGTCCTGATGAGCCCCATCGCTATCGACACCGCCACCCGCGTCGACGCCGACCCCTTCGCCTTCCTCCTCGCCGTCACCTTCGCCGCCTCCGCCGCCTTCATGACGCCCATCGGCTACCAGACGAACCTCATGGTCTACGGCCCCGGCGGCTACAGGTTCACGGACTACGTCCGCGTCGGCGGCCCCCTCCAACTCCTCCTCGCCGTCGTCGTCACGCTCGCAATCCCCGCGTTCTTCGGCCTCTAA
- a CDS encoding GNAT family N-acetyltransferase, with product MLDGLRRLLDRVRPDDDFPTPPRTVEDAHGRPIHYRAFTDADVDALAAMYDDFDPAMRAQGTPPVGEAAVRDWLDHVTTGPGVVARHDDRVVGHVAFVPDDDTHELAIFVHQDYQRARVGTELIRTGLGHARSQAVTRVWLSVESWKRGAQKLYRRHGFTTDDPVGATYRMSRRL from the coding sequence ATGCTGGACGGACTCCGCCGACTCCTCGACCGCGTCCGCCCCGACGACGACTTCCCCACCCCGCCGCGAACCGTCGAGGACGCCCACGGCCGCCCAATCCACTACCGCGCGTTCACCGACGCCGACGTCGACGCGCTCGCCGCCATGTACGACGACTTCGACCCCGCGATGCGCGCGCAGGGCACGCCGCCCGTCGGCGAAGCGGCCGTCCGCGACTGGCTCGACCACGTCACCACCGGCCCCGGCGTCGTCGCCCGCCACGACGACCGCGTCGTCGGCCACGTCGCCTTCGTCCCCGACGACGACACCCACGAACTCGCCATCTTCGTCCACCAAGACTACCAGCGCGCCCGCGTCGGCACCGAACTCATCCGCACCGGCCTCGGCCACGCCAGATCGCAGGCCGTCACCCGCGTCTGGCTCTCCGTCGAATCCTGGAAGCGCGGCGCACAGAAACTCTACCGCCGACACGGCTTCACGACTGACGACCCCGTCGGCGCGACCTACCGCATGTCCCGCCGCCTCTAA
- the sucC gene encoding ADP-forming succinate--CoA ligase subunit beta yields the protein MRLHEFQAKDVFAEADIPTPPSALATTVDEVVEQAERIGYPVAVKAQVHVGGRGKAGGIKLAEDEEEARDAAESILGMDLKGYQVDKVLVEGAVDFKNELYVGVTMDRGEGKPVAMVSTQGGVNIEEVAEENPDAIAREHIDPAFGMHPYQARKVVYDAGVPKELARGVSSVLTTLYDIWEDSDASDAEINPLMVTTDDEIIAADAVLNIDEDALFRHPEFAEYETEAAENDLEAKANEYGFDYVRLDGNVGIIGNGAGLVMTTLDLVDYYGGKPANFLDIGGGAKAERVTNALDMVFSDENVDSVVFNIFGGITRGDEVAKGINTALEQFDEIPKPVVVRLAGTNAVEGREILNDELVTVEETLEGAVQRAVEYAEDEQ from the coding sequence ATGAGGCTTCACGAATTCCAGGCGAAGGATGTTTTCGCCGAGGCGGACATCCCGACGCCGCCGTCTGCGCTCGCGACCACGGTCGACGAGGTCGTCGAGCAGGCGGAGCGCATCGGGTATCCGGTTGCGGTGAAAGCACAGGTCCACGTCGGCGGCCGCGGGAAGGCCGGCGGCATCAAACTCGCCGAGGACGAGGAGGAGGCGCGCGACGCCGCCGAATCCATCCTCGGCATGGACCTCAAGGGCTACCAGGTCGATAAGGTCCTCGTCGAGGGCGCTGTCGACTTCAAGAACGAGCTCTACGTCGGGGTCACGATGGACCGCGGCGAGGGCAAGCCCGTCGCCATGGTGTCCACGCAGGGTGGCGTGAACATCGAGGAGGTCGCCGAGGAGAACCCCGACGCGATCGCCCGCGAGCACATCGACCCCGCGTTCGGGATGCATCCCTATCAGGCGCGGAAGGTCGTCTACGACGCCGGCGTGCCGAAGGAGCTCGCCCGCGGCGTCTCCAGCGTCCTCACGACGCTCTACGACATCTGGGAGGACTCGGACGCGAGCGACGCCGAGATCAACCCGCTCATGGTCACGACGGACGACGAGATCATCGCGGCCGACGCCGTCCTCAACATCGACGAGGACGCGCTCTTCCGCCACCCCGAGTTCGCCGAGTACGAGACCGAGGCCGCCGAGAACGACCTCGAAGCCAAAGCCAACGAGTACGGCTTCGACTACGTCCGCCTCGACGGCAACGTCGGCATCATCGGGAACGGCGCGGGGCTCGTCATGACGACGCTCGACCTCGTCGACTACTACGGCGGGAAGCCCGCGAACTTCCTCGACATCGGCGGCGGCGCGAAAGCCGAACGCGTCACGAACGCCCTCGACATGGTCTTCTCCGACGAGAACGTCGACTCCGTCGTCTTCAACATCTTCGGCGGCATCACCCGCGGCGACGAAGTCGCGAAGGGCATCAACACCGCCCTCGAACAGTTCGACGAGATTCCCAAACCCGTCGTCGTCCGCCTCGCCGGCACGAACGCCGTCGAAGGCCGCGAAATCCTCAACGACGAACTGGTCACGGTCGAAGAAACCCTCGAAGGCGCTGTGCAGCGCGCCGTCGAATACGCGGAGGACGAACAATGA